A DNA window from Jaculus jaculus isolate mJacJac1 chromosome 1, mJacJac1.mat.Y.cur, whole genome shotgun sequence contains the following coding sequences:
- the Smpd3 gene encoding sphingomyelin phosphodiesterase 3, translated as MVLYTTPFPNSCLSALHAVSWALIFPCYWLTDQLVASFKPTTIEKRQLFCTILSTPIYLALIVAALPFAFLGFLFWSPLQSARRPYIYSRLEDKSSAGGTALLREWKGTGVGKSFCFATANVCLLPDSIARCNNLSNTQARAKEIGQRIRNGAARPQIKIYIDSPTNTSISAASFSSLVSPQGNDSGARTVPGSIKRTASVEYKGDCVRHPSEEAANGPASGDPADGNLEDACIVRIGGDEGGRPPEAEDPAAGNQARNGAGGTPRGQTPNHNQRDGDSGSLGSPSASRESLVKARAGPDGSSSGEPGTNSKLLYKTSVVKKAAARRRRHPDEAFDHEVSAFFPANLDFLCLQEVFDKRAAAKLKEQLHGYFEYVLYDVGVYGCYGCCNFKCLNSGLLFASRYPVMDVAYHCYPNGCSFDALASKGALFLKVQVGSTPQDQRIVGYVACTHLHAPPEDSAIRCQQLDLLQDWLADFRKSTSSSSTANPEELVAFDIVCGDLNFDNCSSDDKLEQQHSLFTRYKDPCRLGPGEEKPWAIGTLLDTNGLHDEDVCTPDNLQKVLESEEGRREYLAFPTSKSPGAGQKGRKDLLKGNGRRIDYILHAEEGLCPDWKAEVEEFSFITQLSGLTDHLPVAMRLMVSAGEEEA; from the exons ATGGTTTTGTACACGACTCCCTTTCCCAATAGCTGTCTGTCTGCCCTGCACGCTGTGTCCTGGGCTCTCATCTTCCCATGTTACTGGCTTACAGACCAGCTGGTGGCCTCCTTCAAGCCCACCACCATTGAGAAACGCCAGCTCTTCTGCACCATTCTATCTACACCCATCTACCTGGCCCTGATTGTGGCCGCACTGCCCTTTGCTTTCCTCGGGTTCCTCTTCTGGTCCCCACTGCAGTCTGCCCGGCGGCCCTACATCTACTCCCGGCTGGAGGACAAGAGCTCAGCCGGTGGGACAGCCTTACTCCGTGAATGGAAGGGCACAGGGGTTGGCAAAAGCTTCTGCTTTGCCACTGCCAATGTCTGCCTCCTCCCTGACTCAATAGCCAGGTGCAACAACCTTTCCAACACCCAAGCACGGGCCAAAGAGATTGGGCAGAGAATCCGTAATGGGGCTGCCCGGCCCCAGATCAAAATCTACATAGATTCCCCCACCAACACCTCCATCAGTGCAGCCAGCTTCAGCAGCCTGGTGTCACCACAGGGCAATGACAGTGGGGCCAGGACTGTCCCCGGGAGCATTAAGAGGACAGCTTCTGTGGAATACAAGGGCGATTGCGTGCGTCACCCCAGCGAGGAGGCAGCCAATGGACCTGCTTCTGGGGACCCAGCCGACGGCAACCTTGAGGATGCTTGCATTGTGAGAATTGGTGGTGATGAGGGGGGCCGGCCACCTGAAGCCGAGGACCCTGCTGCAGGGAACCAAGCCAGGAATGGGGCCGGGGGGACCCCAAGGGGCCAAACACCCAACCACAATCAGCGAGATGGGGATTCGGGGAGCCTGGGCAGCCCCTCAGCCTCCAGGGAGTCCCTGGTGAAGGCGCGAGCCGGGCCGGACGGCAGTAGCAGTGGGGAGCCAGGCACCAACAGCAAGCTCCTGTACAAGACCTCGGTGGTGAAGAAGGCAGCAGCTCGCAGGAGGCGGCACCCTGATGAGGCCTTTGACCATGAGGTCTCGGCCTTCTTCCCGGCCAATCTGGACTTCCTGTGCCTGCAGGAGGTGTTTGACAAGCGGGCAGCTGCCAAGTTGAAAGAGCAGCTGCATGGCTACTTCGAGTACGTCCTGTATGACGTCGGGGTGTATGGCTGCTATGGCTGCTGTAACTTCAAGTGTCTCAACAGCGGCCTCTTGTTTGCCAGCCGCTACCCTGTCATGGATGTGGCCTATCACTGTTACCCCAATGGGTGCAGCTTCGACGCCCTGGCCTCTAAGGGAGctctgtttctcaag GTGCAGGTGGGAAGCACACCTCAGGACCAAAGAATTGTCGGATATGTCGCCTGCACACACCTGCATGCCCCACCAG AGGACAGTGCCATCCGGTGCCAGCAGCTGGACCTGCTTCAGGACTGGCTGGCTGATTTCCGAAAATCTACCTCCTCGTCCAGCACAGCCAACCCCGAGGAGCTGGTGGCATTTGATATCGTCTGCGGAGATCTGAACTTTGACAACTGCTCCTCTG ATGACAAGCTGGAGCAGCAGCACTCCCTGTTTACACGCTACAAGGACCCCTGCCGCCTGGGGCCTGGCGAGGAGAAGCCTTGGGCCATCG GTACTCTGCTGGACACGAACGGCCTCCATGATGAGGATGTGTGCACCCCTGACAATCTTCAAAA ggtcctggagagtgaGGAAGGCCGCAGGGAGTACCTGGCCTTCCCCACCAGCAAAAGCCCTGGAGCCGGACAGAAGGGGCGGAAGGACTTGCTGAAGGGAAACGGCCGGCGCATCGACTACATCCTGCACGCCGAGGAGGGGCTGTGCCCTGACTGGAAAGCC GAGGTCGAAGAGTTCAGTTTTATCACCCAGCTGTCAGGCCTGACTGACCACCTCCCTGTGGCCATGCGGCTGATGGTGTCTGCAGGGGAGGAGGAGGCGTAG